In Asanoa sp. WMMD1127, one genomic interval encodes:
- a CDS encoding MurR/RpiR family transcriptional regulator — MAETGLLGRVRTELPTLPDALQRVAEQILGEPEETARTTIVDLAERAGTSTATITRFCRFFGYRGYAELRVAVATETGRAAQARWDTDIDHDITPDAPLDRVLDVVASADARAIQDTAGRVDLAAVERVAAAVATAQRVELFGLGSSGNAAREMAFRLERIRVPCWHRSDPHTALTNAALLMPGDVAIGLSHSGRTREVIEVLSEAADHGALTVAITSFPRSPLAEVADIVMTTAVQETTFRLAALSALHSQLLVLDLIYVAVAQRTYERTTEAFEVTARAVDAHRLPRKRTRTTEGS, encoded by the coding sequence ATGGCCGAGACCGGGCTGCTGGGCCGGGTGCGCACGGAGCTGCCGACGCTGCCCGACGCCCTCCAGCGGGTCGCCGAGCAGATCCTCGGCGAACCCGAGGAGACCGCGCGGACGACGATCGTCGACCTCGCCGAGCGCGCCGGCACGTCGACCGCGACCATCACCCGGTTCTGCCGCTTCTTCGGCTACCGCGGCTATGCCGAGCTGCGCGTCGCGGTCGCCACCGAGACCGGTCGCGCCGCCCAGGCCCGCTGGGACACCGACATCGACCACGACATCACCCCGGACGCGCCGCTCGACCGGGTGCTCGACGTGGTGGCCAGCGCCGACGCCCGGGCCATCCAGGACACCGCCGGCCGGGTCGACCTCGCCGCGGTCGAGCGGGTCGCGGCGGCGGTCGCCACCGCCCAGCGGGTCGAGCTGTTCGGCCTGGGCAGCTCCGGCAACGCGGCCCGGGAGATGGCGTTCCGGCTCGAGCGCATCCGGGTGCCCTGCTGGCACCGCTCCGACCCGCACACCGCGCTGACCAACGCCGCCCTGCTGATGCCGGGCGACGTGGCGATCGGCCTGTCGCACAGCGGCCGCACGCGGGAGGTGATCGAAGTGCTCAGCGAGGCCGCCGACCACGGCGCGCTGACCGTGGCGATCACCTCGTTCCCGCGCTCGCCGCTGGCCGAGGTCGCCGACATCGTGATGACCACCGCCGTGCAGGAGACCACGTTCCGGCTCGCGGCGCTCTCCGCGTTGCACAGCCAGCTCCTGGTGCTCGACCTGATCTACGTCGCCGTCGCCCAGCGCACCTACGAACGCACCACCGAGGCGTTCGAGGTGACCGCCCGCGCGGTCGACGCCCACCGCCTGCCCCGCAAGCGCACCCGAACCACGGAGGGATCATGA
- a CDS encoding SIS domain-containing protein has product MTIGAESYLAAVRAAIDQVERTQGEAVRRAADLVTAALRAGGVVQAFGAGHSEALAMEIAGRAGGLVPSNKIALRDLVLFGGADRSVLDDPFLERDPSVARRLFELAPVKPDDVFVIASNSGVNGVVVELARLVKEQGHGLIAVTSLAHSLAVPPKHPSGARLADLADVVLDNGAPYGDAALPLGDSGAAVGAISSVTGALLAQQMVCEVVAQLVAAGETPPVYISYNVPGGDDHNRQLEARYAGRIRRTAS; this is encoded by the coding sequence ATGACAATCGGCGCCGAGAGCTACCTCGCGGCCGTCAGGGCCGCGATCGACCAGGTCGAGCGAACCCAGGGCGAAGCGGTACGCCGCGCCGCCGACCTGGTCACCGCGGCGCTGCGCGCCGGTGGCGTGGTGCAGGCGTTCGGCGCCGGCCATTCCGAGGCCCTGGCCATGGAGATCGCCGGCCGGGCCGGTGGTCTGGTTCCCAGCAACAAGATCGCACTGCGCGACCTGGTGCTGTTCGGCGGCGCCGACCGGTCGGTGCTCGACGATCCGTTCCTGGAGCGCGATCCGTCGGTGGCCCGCCGCCTGTTCGAGCTCGCCCCGGTCAAGCCCGACGACGTGTTCGTGATCGCGTCCAACTCCGGCGTCAACGGCGTCGTGGTCGAGCTCGCCCGGCTCGTCAAGGAGCAGGGGCACGGCCTGATCGCGGTCACCTCGCTCGCCCACAGCCTGGCGGTGCCGCCCAAGCACCCGTCCGGCGCGCGGCTGGCCGACCTCGCCGACGTCGTGCTCGACAACGGCGCGCCCTATGGCGACGCGGCGCTTCCGCTGGGCGACAGCGGCGCCGCGGTGGGCGCGATCTCCTCGGTCACCGGCGCCCTGCTGGCCCAGCAGATGGTGTGCGAGGTGGTGGCGCAGCTGGTCGCGGCCGGCGAGACGCCGCCCGTCTACATCTCCTACAACGTGCCCGGTGGTGACGACCACAACCGACAGCTTGAAGCGCGGTACGCCGGGCGCATCCGGCGTACCGCCTCCTAA
- the ngcE gene encoding N-acetylglucosamine/diacetylchitobiose ABC transporter substrate-binding protein, which yields MNPSSQLRRYPTRRAVLGAAVAGAALPVLGGCVTGGDADETKAETGATTAQNPLGVPDKTPLEVVIFKGGYGVEYATNAEALYKQRFPGATVDHKGIQKVGEALQPRFVADTPPDVVDNTGAGRLDLATLVGAGKLTDLADLLGAPSLDDPAKTVRDTLLPGVVEDGTFEGKVQTLNFTYTVWGLWYSKPLFAKHGWTFPTTWDAMLALCDQIKKAGVAPWTYQGKYPEYLNDPLLAMAAKAGGADLVKAVDNLEPNAWKQQPLVDAATAIAELAGKGYLLSGSEALSHTEAQAAWSQSQVAIIPCGSWLEAEQKGVTPDGFDMVMAPAPALSASDKLPQTALQAASSESFIVPAKAKNPRGGLEFLRILFSTTAAKRFAELNSTMPSVAGALDGLTLSSGLGSVKAAVDAAGANTFTYRFRTWYAPLAKAVDDATGELATKRITPAEWSTRVQKAADAVAADSAVKKYQR from the coding sequence ATGAACCCCTCTTCCCAGCTCAGACGTTACCCGACCAGGCGTGCGGTGCTCGGCGCGGCGGTGGCCGGCGCGGCCCTGCCGGTGCTCGGCGGCTGCGTCACGGGCGGCGACGCCGACGAGACCAAGGCGGAGACCGGCGCGACCACGGCGCAGAACCCGCTCGGCGTGCCCGACAAGACGCCCCTCGAGGTCGTCATCTTCAAGGGCGGCTACGGCGTCGAGTACGCGACCAACGCCGAGGCGCTCTACAAGCAGCGCTTCCCGGGCGCGACGGTCGACCACAAGGGCATCCAGAAGGTCGGTGAGGCGCTGCAGCCGCGGTTCGTCGCCGACACCCCGCCCGACGTCGTCGACAACACCGGCGCCGGCCGGCTCGACCTGGCCACGCTGGTCGGCGCCGGCAAGCTGACGGACCTGGCCGACCTGCTCGGCGCGCCGTCGCTCGACGACCCGGCCAAGACGGTCCGCGACACCCTGCTGCCGGGCGTCGTCGAGGACGGCACCTTCGAAGGCAAGGTGCAGACGCTCAACTTCACGTACACGGTCTGGGGGCTCTGGTATTCGAAGCCGCTGTTCGCCAAGCACGGCTGGACGTTCCCGACCACCTGGGACGCGATGCTGGCGTTGTGCGACCAGATCAAGAAGGCCGGCGTCGCGCCCTGGACCTACCAGGGGAAGTACCCGGAATACCTCAACGACCCGCTGCTGGCGATGGCCGCCAAGGCCGGCGGCGCCGACCTGGTCAAGGCCGTCGACAACCTCGAACCCAACGCGTGGAAGCAGCAGCCGCTCGTCGACGCGGCCACCGCGATCGCCGAGCTGGCCGGCAAGGGCTACCTCCTCTCCGGCAGCGAGGCCCTCTCGCACACCGAGGCGCAGGCCGCCTGGTCGCAGAGCCAGGTCGCGATCATCCCTTGTGGATCGTGGCTGGAGGCGGAGCAGAAGGGCGTGACGCCGGACGGCTTCGACATGGTGATGGCCCCGGCCCCGGCGCTGTCGGCGAGTGACAAGCTGCCGCAGACCGCGTTGCAGGCGGCCAGCAGCGAGTCGTTCATCGTGCCGGCCAAGGCCAAGAACCCGCGCGGCGGCCTGGAGTTCCTGCGCATCCTCTTCTCCACCACCGCGGCGAAGCGGTTCGCGGAGCTCAACAGCACGATGCCCAGCGTCGCCGGCGCCCTCGACGGCCTCACGTTGAGCAGCGGGCTCGGCTCGGTGAAGGCGGCGGTCGACGCGGCCGGCGCCAACACCTTCACCTACCGGTTCCGGACCTGGTATGCGCCGCTGGCCAAGGCCGTCGACGACGCCACCGGTGAGCTCGCCACCAAGCGGATCACGCCGGCCGAATGGTCCACGCGGGTGCAGAAGGCGGCCGACGCGGTCGCCGCCGACAGCGCCGTGAAGAAATACCAGCGGTAG
- a CDS encoding sugar ABC transporter permease, which produces MAPDRHGRYRFLAGAILPALALYAVFVLSPYAQAFYLSLTDWTGVSGQVHFVGLDNFTRLVGDPLFLAALRNNGLMLVVVPAATIALGLLLAVLVTFGGRRGSAIRGASSYQTAYFFPQLLSLPIIALLWQFVYHPNDGLLNGLLRAVGLDGLARTWLGDPHLALWAVMAVLVWSSVGFYMVLFAAAMAAIPTEIIEAATLDGAGRLATLWRIVLPLLRDTVQVAFVYLGVLALDGFAVVQVMTVGPGGPDDATEVIGLGLYRNAFTFSKFGYAAAMGVALFFLTLTLAVLALRAGRRERVELA; this is translated from the coding sequence ATGGCACCCGACCGGCACGGCCGATACCGCTTCCTCGCCGGCGCGATCCTGCCCGCGCTGGCCCTGTACGCGGTGTTCGTGCTCTCCCCGTACGCCCAGGCGTTCTATCTGTCGCTGACCGACTGGACCGGCGTGTCCGGCCAGGTGCACTTCGTCGGTCTCGACAACTTCACCCGGCTCGTGGGCGACCCGCTGTTCCTGGCGGCCCTGCGCAACAACGGGTTGATGCTTGTGGTCGTGCCGGCCGCCACCATCGCGCTCGGACTGCTGCTCGCGGTGCTGGTCACGTTCGGGGGGCGCCGCGGCTCGGCAATCCGTGGCGCCTCGTCCTACCAGACCGCGTACTTCTTCCCGCAGCTGTTGTCGCTGCCGATCATCGCGCTGCTCTGGCAGTTCGTCTACCACCCCAACGACGGGCTGCTCAACGGCCTGTTGCGGGCGGTCGGGCTGGACGGCCTCGCCCGCACCTGGCTCGGCGACCCGCACCTCGCCCTGTGGGCCGTCATGGCGGTGCTGGTCTGGTCGTCGGTCGGCTTCTACATGGTGCTGTTCGCGGCGGCGATGGCGGCGATACCGACCGAGATCATCGAGGCCGCGACGCTCGACGGCGCCGGCCGGCTGGCCACGCTGTGGCGGATCGTGTTGCCGCTGCTGCGTGACACGGTGCAGGTCGCCTTCGTCTACCTGGGCGTGCTGGCCCTCGACGGGTTCGCGGTCGTGCAGGTGATGACCGTCGGACCGGGCGGGCCGGACGACGCCACCGAGGTGATCGGGCTCGGGCTCTACCGCAACGCGTTCACGTTCAGCAAGTTCGGCTACGCGGCGGCAATGGGCGTGGCGCTGTTCTTCCTCACGCTCACGCTGGCGGTGCTGGCGCTGCGGGCGGGCCGCCGGGAAAGGGTGGAGCTGGCATGA
- a CDS encoding carbohydrate ABC transporter permease gives MRRAHAFLVAWAAVVTLPLLWAVVSSLKTDREILTSPWSLPSTPRFDNWSRAWNQADIGRYFGNSALVVGCALLLTMLLGATTAYALARYPFRGNRVLYFGFVAGMLFPVFLALVPLFFVVKQLGLLGTYPGLILVYTAYALPFTIFFLHAFFRTLPTALAEAAFLDGCSHWGVFFRVMLPLARPGLVTVGIFNFLGLWNQYLLPLVLNPDPDRYVLAQGLAALSVSQGYRSDWSGLFAGLTIAMLPVLAAYVIFQRQIRSGLTAGAVR, from the coding sequence ATGAGGCGGGCACACGCGTTCCTCGTCGCTTGGGCCGCCGTGGTCACCCTGCCCCTGCTCTGGGCGGTGGTCAGCTCGCTCAAGACCGACCGCGAGATCCTCACCTCGCCCTGGTCGCTGCCGTCGACGCCGCGATTCGACAACTGGTCGCGCGCCTGGAACCAGGCGGACATCGGCCGCTACTTCGGCAACAGCGCGCTCGTGGTCGGCTGCGCGCTGCTGCTGACGATGCTGCTGGGCGCCACCACGGCGTACGCCCTGGCCCGCTATCCGTTCCGCGGCAACCGCGTCCTCTATTTCGGCTTCGTGGCCGGCATGCTGTTCCCGGTGTTCCTGGCCCTCGTGCCACTGTTCTTCGTGGTCAAGCAGCTCGGCCTGCTCGGCACCTATCCCGGGCTGATCCTGGTCTACACCGCCTACGCGCTGCCGTTCACCATCTTCTTCCTGCACGCGTTCTTCCGGACGCTGCCGACCGCGCTGGCCGAGGCGGCGTTCCTGGACGGCTGCTCGCACTGGGGCGTGTTCTTCCGCGTCATGCTCCCGCTGGCCCGCCCCGGCCTCGTCACCGTCGGCATCTTCAACTTCCTGGGCCTGTGGAACCAGTACCTGCTGCCGCTGGTGCTCAACCCCGACCCGGACCGCTACGTCCTGGCCCAGGGGCTCGCCGCGCTGTCGGTGAGCCAGGGCTACCGCTCCGACTGGAGCGGCCTGTTCGCCGGCCTCACGATCGCGATGCTGCCAGTGCTGGCCGCCTACGTCATCTTCCAACGGCAAATCCGTTCCGGCCTGACCGCGGGGGCGGTCAGGTAG
- a CDS encoding family 16 glycosylhydrolase: MSRIPRLVGGAAAALLAATAGVVAVTAGAGPAAAAPCGALFDDFSYSSSSDPAIATRGWTVRTNAGGPGVPGASWPASNVTFPTVDGQKSLQLTAATDGTAGGTSHAELFHQRKFFEGTYAARVKFADAPVSGTDGDHLVETFFTITPLDRPLDPNYGEIDFEYLPNGGWGEQGPIFYQTTWETYQNEPWQAVNTHTAQRQSFNGWHDLQFTVSAGRVKYYVDGQQVADHGDQYYPETNMSINFNLWFIDTAAHAGGRSVYNQAVDYLYYAGSEVLTPAQVATRVSGLRSAGTAHTDTVGSGNCPTNPPTQNPTNPPTQNPTNPPTQNPTNPPTQNCANAPAWNWGTVYLAGQRVKHNDRQGRLHLWQANWWTQGSEPGWTAQWRDLGPC; the protein is encoded by the coding sequence ATGTCCCGCATCCCCCGTTTAGTGGGCGGCGCGGCGGCGGCGCTGCTTGCCGCCACCGCCGGCGTCGTCGCGGTGACCGCCGGCGCCGGCCCGGCCGCCGCGGCGCCCTGCGGCGCGCTGTTCGACGACTTCTCGTACTCGTCGTCGAGCGACCCGGCCATCGCCACCCGCGGCTGGACCGTCCGCACCAACGCCGGCGGCCCCGGCGTCCCCGGCGCGTCCTGGCCGGCGTCCAATGTGACCTTCCCGACCGTCGACGGTCAGAAGTCGCTCCAGCTCACCGCGGCCACGGACGGCACGGCCGGTGGCACGTCCCACGCCGAGCTGTTCCACCAGCGCAAGTTCTTCGAGGGCACGTACGCCGCCCGCGTGAAGTTCGCCGACGCGCCGGTCTCGGGCACCGACGGCGACCACCTCGTGGAGACGTTCTTCACCATCACGCCGCTGGACCGCCCGCTGGACCCCAACTACGGCGAGATCGACTTCGAGTACCTGCCCAACGGCGGGTGGGGCGAACAGGGCCCGATCTTCTACCAGACGACCTGGGAGACCTACCAGAACGAGCCCTGGCAGGCCGTCAACACCCACACGGCGCAGCGGCAGAGCTTCAACGGCTGGCACGACCTGCAGTTCACCGTCTCGGCCGGGCGGGTCAAGTACTACGTGGACGGTCAGCAGGTGGCCGACCACGGCGACCAGTACTACCCCGAGACCAACATGTCGATCAACTTCAACCTCTGGTTCATCGACACGGCCGCGCACGCCGGTGGCCGCAGCGTCTACAACCAGGCGGTCGACTACCTCTACTACGCCGGCAGTGAGGTACTGACCCCGGCGCAGGTCGCGACGCGCGTGTCCGGGCTGCGCTCGGCCGGCACCGCGCACACCGACACGGTCGGCAGCGGCAACTGCCCCACCAACCCGCCGACCCAGAACCCGACCAACCCGCCCACGCAGAACCCGACGAACCCGCCGACGCAGAACCCCACCAACCCGCCGACGCAGAACTGCGCGAACGCGCCGGCCTGGAACTGGGGCACGGTCTATCTCGCGGGCCAGCGGGTCAAGCACAACGACCGCCAGGGCCGCCTGCATCTGTGGCAGGCCAACTGGTGGACGCAGGGCTCGGAACCGGGCTGGACCGCCCAGTGGCGGGACCTCGGCCCCTGCTGA
- a CDS encoding DUF2332 domain-containing protein, with product MTTATVYAEFAAGEAHGVSPAYERLADAVSRDDELLALLDRLPEPKRQPNLLFGVVRWLGGPVDDPDTFRAYAVANWPTIEAAMRSRATQTNEAGRCAVLLPVLAALPQPLALLEVGASAGLCLYPDRYAYRYGDVTVGAGEPVLECAADGLTPPTARPEVVWRAGIDLNPLDVTEPADAGWLEALIWPEHQHRRDRLRAAAAVAAADPPRLVRGDLVDDLPALAAQAPADATLVVFHHSVLYQVPQPRRDAFVDLVGTLPGHWIAVEAPDVLGLTDLPAPPAPGFHNVLTLDGTPLAYARGHGQSMTWFAKQATARS from the coding sequence ATGACGACTGCCACGGTGTACGCGGAATTCGCGGCGGGTGAGGCGCACGGCGTCTCACCCGCCTACGAACGGCTGGCGGACGCGGTCTCCCGCGACGACGAGCTGCTCGCCTTGCTCGACCGGCTTCCCGAGCCCAAGCGCCAGCCCAACCTGCTGTTCGGCGTCGTGCGCTGGCTCGGCGGCCCCGTCGACGACCCCGACACCTTCCGGGCGTACGCCGTCGCGAACTGGCCGACGATCGAGGCGGCGATGCGGTCCCGGGCGACGCAGACCAACGAGGCCGGCCGGTGCGCCGTGCTGCTGCCTGTGCTGGCCGCCCTGCCCCAGCCGCTGGCGCTGCTCGAGGTCGGCGCCTCGGCCGGGCTGTGCCTCTATCCCGACCGCTACGCGTACCGCTACGGCGACGTCACGGTCGGCGCCGGCGAGCCGGTCCTGGAGTGCGCCGCGGACGGGCTCACCCCGCCGACCGCCCGTCCGGAGGTGGTCTGGCGGGCCGGCATCGACCTCAACCCCCTCGACGTCACCGAACCGGCCGACGCGGGCTGGCTCGAGGCACTGATCTGGCCCGAGCACCAGCACCGGCGCGACCGGCTGCGGGCCGCGGCCGCCGTGGCCGCCGCCGACCCGCCGCGACTCGTCCGCGGCGACCTCGTCGACGACCTGCCGGCACTGGCGGCGCAGGCCCCGGCCGACGCGACGCTGGTCGTGTTCCACCACTCGGTGCTCTACCAGGTGCCCCAGCCCCGCCGGGACGCGTTCGTGGACCTGGTCGGCACGCTGCCCGGGCACTGGATCGCCGTCGAGGCGCCCGACGTGCTCGGCCTGACCGACCTGCCGGCCCCGCCCGCGCCCGGCTTCCACAACGTGCTCACCCTCGACGGCACGCCGCTGGCCTACGCGCGCGGCCACGGCCAGTCCATGACCTGGTTCGCGAAGCAAGCAACGGCCCGTTCCTAA
- a CDS encoding GNAT family N-acetyltransferase, translating to MTTTVRPGTLDDAGPLLAIRRQAFPWQVNTVAGLRHGWELSARNAKGALFAVDDEQGLAGFARADLNIWTSEEGAAGCVVTVRPDVRGQGIGSALLAEAEAHLRAVGGRRVVGYAVDEPDTLRFVQKHGYTLTHEARYQRLLLADLPPAPPIPAGVTISTLTEIGPEAVYAVDTEAMLDEPGDTPWDKVEYDDWFEDIWSDPNVDKDLSLVVSVDGVPATMTYLYTDRESGRFMSTGTGTRRAYRGRGLAKIAKSVAFRAARDAGFTEGYTGNDEVNKPMLAINEWLGYRAIGAERSCVKTL from the coding sequence ATGACGACGACCGTCCGGCCGGGCACCCTCGACGACGCGGGCCCGCTCCTCGCGATCCGCCGCCAGGCCTTCCCCTGGCAGGTCAACACTGTCGCCGGGCTCCGGCACGGCTGGGAGCTCTCGGCCCGCAACGCCAAGGGCGCGCTGTTCGCGGTCGACGACGAGCAGGGGCTGGCCGGTTTCGCCCGGGCCGACCTCAACATCTGGACGTCGGAGGAGGGCGCGGCCGGCTGCGTCGTGACGGTCCGGCCCGACGTGCGCGGCCAGGGCATCGGCAGCGCGCTGCTGGCCGAGGCCGAGGCGCACCTGCGCGCGGTCGGCGGCCGCAGGGTGGTCGGCTACGCGGTCGACGAGCCCGACACGCTGCGGTTCGTGCAGAAGCACGGCTACACCCTCACGCACGAGGCCCGCTACCAGCGGCTGCTGCTGGCCGACCTGCCGCCGGCGCCGCCGATCCCGGCCGGCGTGACGATCAGCACGCTCACCGAGATCGGTCCCGAGGCGGTCTACGCCGTCGACACCGAGGCGATGCTCGACGAGCCGGGGGACACTCCCTGGGACAAGGTCGAATACGACGACTGGTTCGAGGACATCTGGAGCGACCCCAACGTCGACAAGGACCTGAGCCTGGTCGTGTCGGTCGACGGCGTGCCCGCCACGATGACCTACCTCTACACCGATCGCGAGTCCGGGCGCTTCATGTCGACCGGCACGGGCACCCGGCGCGCCTACCGCGGGCGCGGGCTCGCCAAGATCGCCAAGTCTGTCGCCTTCCGGGCCGCGCGCGACGCCGGCTTCACCGAGGGCTACACGGGCAACGACGAGGTCAACAAGCCGATGCTGGCGATCAACGAGTGGCTCGGCTACCGCGCGATCGGTGCCGAGCGTTCCTGCGTGAAGACGCTCTGA
- a CDS encoding GNAT family N-acetyltransferase, with translation MDTTVTLRPVDADNWRAVAALSVKQSQQEWVAQPAYYLALCHYSPVGWRPLAVTDGAGTVVGFLMWAIDPADGAAWLGGILIDETQQGQGYGRAAVSAALAEIDAPSFALSYRPDNTVARALYASLGFVETGEREDDEVVARLGPV, from the coding sequence ATGGACACCACCGTCACCCTCCGGCCCGTCGACGCCGACAACTGGCGCGCCGTCGCCGCCCTGTCGGTCAAACAGTCGCAGCAGGAGTGGGTCGCCCAGCCGGCCTACTACCTCGCGCTCTGCCACTACAGCCCGGTCGGCTGGCGCCCGCTCGCCGTCACCGACGGCGCCGGCACGGTCGTCGGCTTCCTGATGTGGGCGATCGACCCGGCCGACGGCGCCGCCTGGCTCGGCGGGATCCTGATCGACGAGACCCAGCAGGGCCAGGGGTACGGGCGGGCGGCGGTCAGCGCGGCCCTGGCCGAGATCGACGCGCCCAGCTTCGCCCTCTCCTACCGGCCCGACAACACCGTCGCCCGCGCGCTCTATGCCAGCCTGGGCTTTGTCGAGACCGGCGAGCGCGAGGACGACGAGGTCGTCGCCCGCTTGGGGCCTGTCTAG
- a CDS encoding response regulator transcription factor, giving the protein MTEPVRVLLVDDDALVRAGLRLMLGGAPDIEVVGEAVDGAAVADQVNRTRPDVVLMDVRMPVVDGIAATRALAGTRPAVIVLTTFDADATVVEAMRAGAAGFLLKHTPPEQIVDAVRRAAAGEPVLSPSVARTLIEHVAAAGDRAGQGRRDKARERLASLSERERAVAAAVAEGLSNGDIAERMFMSVGSVKAHISSALTKLDLTNRIQLALLAHDARDD; this is encoded by the coding sequence ATGACGGAGCCGGTCCGGGTGCTGCTCGTCGACGACGACGCCCTGGTGCGGGCGGGCCTGCGGCTGATGCTCGGCGGCGCGCCCGACATCGAGGTGGTCGGCGAGGCGGTCGACGGCGCGGCGGTGGCCGACCAGGTGAACCGGACCCGGCCCGACGTGGTGCTGATGGACGTGCGGATGCCGGTGGTCGACGGGATCGCGGCGACCCGGGCCCTCGCCGGCACGCGGCCCGCGGTCATCGTGCTCACCACCTTCGACGCCGACGCGACGGTGGTCGAGGCGATGCGGGCCGGCGCCGCGGGCTTCCTGCTCAAGCACACGCCGCCCGAGCAGATCGTCGACGCGGTGCGCCGCGCGGCGGCGGGCGAGCCGGTGCTCTCGCCGAGCGTCGCCCGGACGCTGATCGAGCATGTCGCGGCCGCCGGCGACCGGGCGGGCCAGGGCCGCCGGGACAAGGCACGGGAGCGGCTGGCGTCGCTCTCCGAACGCGAACGGGCGGTGGCCGCGGCGGTCGCCGAGGGTCTGTCCAATGGCGACATAGCGGAGCGGATGTTCATGTCGGTCGGCTCGGTCAAGGCCCACATCTCGAGCGCGCTGACCAAGCTCGACCTGACCAACCGGATCCAGCTCGCGCTACTGGCCCACGACGCCCGCGACGACTAG
- a CDS encoding sensor histidine kinase — MSPPRPDPFHAPRWLLPAELAGLSVDEPRRRRTVRDWAADALLFLLALSPLVIASDGQPYYAGVVPQWFHSVDPFVTLAACLALWWRRRFPIAVAGFVFVAYMVGDSAVGAALVVVLTVAVHRGWFTAVLVTDAFLVPSLWFSFAHPPPDVPWQVMAVTVLLMFVVPLVWGMAVRSRRQVVVGLRRDAEWVARDHERRLADARRAERERIAREMHDTLAHRISLISVHAGALAYRTTQAEAGAGRPLDAADVGAAIEVIHGNARRALVELGDVLEVLRTGDDEPAPGDAGPPQPQIADITRLVADAEAVGQRVTVAVDCAPTESLRAAVQRTVYRTVQEGLTNARKHAPGAKVEVRVTGAPGEGVVATVSNPLAPGAAVSAIPGAGVGLAGLAERVALDGGTLEHGADRGSFRLVTRLPWPA; from the coding sequence ATGAGCCCGCCCCGGCCCGATCCGTTCCACGCGCCGCGCTGGCTGCTGCCCGCCGAGCTGGCGGGTCTCTCCGTCGACGAGCCACGTCGACGCCGCACCGTGCGCGACTGGGCGGCCGACGCGCTGCTGTTCCTGTTGGCGCTCAGCCCGTTGGTGATCGCGTCGGACGGGCAGCCCTACTACGCCGGTGTCGTGCCGCAGTGGTTCCACTCCGTCGACCCGTTCGTGACCCTCGCGGCCTGCCTCGCGCTGTGGTGGCGGCGCCGGTTCCCCATCGCGGTCGCCGGCTTCGTGTTCGTGGCCTACATGGTCGGCGACAGCGCCGTCGGCGCGGCGCTGGTCGTGGTCCTGACGGTGGCGGTGCACCGCGGGTGGTTCACCGCCGTGCTGGTGACCGACGCGTTCCTGGTGCCGTCGCTCTGGTTCAGCTTCGCCCACCCGCCGCCCGACGTGCCCTGGCAGGTGATGGCGGTCACCGTCCTGCTGATGTTCGTCGTGCCGTTGGTCTGGGGCATGGCGGTGCGGTCCCGGCGGCAGGTGGTGGTCGGCCTGCGCCGCGACGCGGAGTGGGTGGCGCGCGACCACGAGCGCCGGCTCGCCGACGCCCGCCGGGCCGAGCGCGAGCGGATCGCCCGGGAGATGCACGACACCCTCGCCCACCGGATCTCGCTGATCTCGGTGCACGCCGGGGCGCTGGCCTACCGCACCACGCAGGCCGAGGCCGGCGCGGGCCGCCCGCTGGACGCGGCCGACGTCGGCGCGGCCATCGAGGTCATCCACGGCAACGCGCGGCGGGCGCTGGTCGAGCTCGGTGACGTGCTGGAGGTGCTGCGCACCGGCGACGACGAGCCGGCGCCGGGCGACGCCGGGCCGCCGCAGCCGCAGATCGCCGACATCACCCGGTTGGTCGCCGACGCGGAGGCCGTCGGCCAGCGGGTGACGGTCGCCGTCGACTGCGCACCCACCGAGTCCCTGCGGGCCGCCGTGCAGCGCACCGTCTACCGCACCGTCCAAGAAGGACTGACGAACGCCCGCAAGCACGCGCCGGGAGCGAAGGTGGAGGTGCGGGTCACCGGCGCGCCGGGCGAGGGCGTGGTGGCCACGGTCAGCAACCCGCTCGCCCCCGGCGCGGCCGTCAGCGCCATCCCGGGCGCCGGCGTGGGCCTGGCCGGTCTCGCGGAGCGGGTCGCCCTCGACGGCGGCACGCTCGAACACGGTGCCGACCGGGGCAGCTTCCGGCTGGTCACCCGGCTACCGTGGCCGGCATGA